From the genome of Trichoplusia ni isolate ovarian cell line Hi5 chromosome 26, tn1, whole genome shotgun sequence, one region includes:
- the LOC113505434 gene encoding uncharacterized protein LOC113505434 isoform X1 yields the protein MDPVIYVDNTYASKEDFFNPIGMVLQFLASYGWLVVGAGALLLYVAQRLRPGIQRRRDAREEAEHHRNPDAALARLEALQRARELQQRRLEEASQRALELQREREEKRRLEAAERMRKYGPDAGQKLGSGDADYLPLSAGASTSSYRPPKKSKCGGGGCGR from the exons ATGGATCCAGTTATTTATGTAGATAACACTTACGCATCGAAAGAGGACTTCTTCAATCCCATCGGCATgg TGCTCCAGTTCCTGGCGTCGTACGGGTGGCTAGTGGTGGGCGCGGGCGCGCTGCTGCTGTACGTGGCGCAGCGGCTGCGGCCCGGCATACAGAGGAGGAGGGACGCCAGGGAGGAGGCCGAGCACCACCGCA ACCCTGACGCGGCGCTGGCGCGGCTGGAGGCGCTGCAGCGCGCGCGGGAGCTGCAGCAGCGCCGCCTCGAGGAGGCCTCGCAGCGGGCGCTCGAGCTGCAGAGAGAG CGTGAAGAGAAACGTCGCCTGGAGGCAGCGGAGCGCATGCGCAAGTACGGACCTGACGCCGGACAGAAGCTCGGGAGTGGGGATG CAGACTACTTGCCGCTGAGCGCGGGCGCGTCCACCTCCTCGTATCGCCCCCCCAAGAAGTCCaagtgcggcggcggcggctgcggccGCTGA
- the LOC113505434 gene encoding uncharacterized protein LOC113505434 isoform X2, producing the protein MDPVIYVDNTYASKEDFFNPIGMVLQFLASYGWLVVGAGALLLYVAQRLRPGIQRRRDAREEAEHHRNPDAALARLEALQRARELQQRRLEEASQRALELQREREEKRRLEAAERMRKYGPDAGQKLGSGDDYLPLSAGASTSSYRPPKKSKCGGGGCGR; encoded by the exons ATGGATCCAGTTATTTATGTAGATAACACTTACGCATCGAAAGAGGACTTCTTCAATCCCATCGGCATgg TGCTCCAGTTCCTGGCGTCGTACGGGTGGCTAGTGGTGGGCGCGGGCGCGCTGCTGCTGTACGTGGCGCAGCGGCTGCGGCCCGGCATACAGAGGAGGAGGGACGCCAGGGAGGAGGCCGAGCACCACCGCA ACCCTGACGCGGCGCTGGCGCGGCTGGAGGCGCTGCAGCGCGCGCGGGAGCTGCAGCAGCGCCGCCTCGAGGAGGCCTCGCAGCGGGCGCTCGAGCTGCAGAGAGAG CGTGAAGAGAAACGTCGCCTGGAGGCAGCGGAGCGCATGCGCAAGTACGGACCTGACGCCGGACAGAAGCTCGGGAGTGGGGATG ACTACTTGCCGCTGAGCGCGGGCGCGTCCACCTCCTCGTATCGCCCCCCCAAGAAGTCCaagtgcggcggcggcggctgcggccGCTGA